Proteins from a genomic interval of Coccinella septempunctata chromosome 2, icCocSept1.1, whole genome shotgun sequence:
- the LOC123306548 gene encoding replication factor C subunit 3, with amino-acid sequence MSLLWCDKYRPRDFTKLDFHKEQGLGLKSLTKDGDFPHLLVYGPMGSGKKTRIMCLLKELYGPGVERLRSETMNFTTPSNKKLEIGTVNSNYHIEVNPSDVGIYDRVVIMNIIKNVAQTQQLDVTGQKSFKVIVLTDVDALTKDAQHALRRTMEKYISNCRLILCATSISRVIPAIRSRCLCVRIPAPTTEEIVEVITKTASLEDIDFPEKLAKRIAILSERNLRRALLMSEACKVESDGKLLPDQKISEPDWQIMIKETARLVITEQSIAQLKKVREHLYELICRGIPSEIIFKNLLDELLKQCNLGLTAEILENAAHYEHQMIQGNKEIFHLEAFVAKCMYLYQNVLEEMKCDF; translated from the exons atgagtcTTCTTTGGTGTGATAAATACCGACCCAGAGATTTCACAAAACTTGATTTCCATAAAGAACAAGGTTTAGGATTGAAAAGCTTAACAAAAGATGGGGATTTCCCTCATCTCTTAGTTTACGGTCCTATGGGATCCGGCAAGAAAACAAGAATAATGTGTCTTCTGAAAGAATTATATGGCCCGGGGGTTGAACGTCTCCGTAGTGAAACAATGAATTTCACCACCCCTTCTAATAAAAAACTTGAAATTGGTACTGTTAACAGTAATTACCACATTGAAGTGAACCCATCCGATGTTGGAATTTATGATAGAGtagtaataatgaatattataaaaaatgTTGCTCAAACACAGCAGTTGGATGTTACTGGTCAAAAATCATTTAAAGTGATTGTACTGACTGACGTAGATGCTTTAACTAAAGATGCCCAACACGCACTTAGAAGAACAATGGAGAAATATATTTCAAACTGTAGATTGATCTTATGTGCTACTTCCATATCAAGAGTTATACCTGCTATTAGATCCAG GTGTTTGTGTGTCAGAATTCCAGCACCTACAACTGAAGAAATAGTAGAAGTAATAACAAAAACAGCATCATTAGAAGATATAGACTTTCCAGAAAAGTTGGCAAAGAGAATTGCTATTCTTTCGGAAAGGAATTTACGAAGAGCTTTGCTGATGAGTGAGGCTTGTAAGGTTGAATCTGACGGAAAACTGTTGCCTGATCAAAAAATTTCTGAACCAGATTGGCAAATAATGATAAAGGAGACAGCTCGATTGGTTATAACTGAACAGAGCATAGCACAGTTGAAGAAAGTTAGAGAACACCTGTATGAACTTATATGTAGAGGGATACCGTCTGAGATAATATTCAAGAATTTACTTGATGAGTTATTGAAACAATGTAATTTGGGATTGACAGCGGAAATTTTAGAGAATGCTGCCCATTATGAGCATCAAATGATACAAGGAAACAAGGAAATCTTTCATTTAGAAGCCTTTGTTGCCAAATGTATGTATCTATATCAGAATGTGTTAGAAGAAATGAAGTGTGATttttaa
- the LOC123306549 gene encoding uncharacterized protein LOC123306549: MEVLATRFMSYRTISLCNKLRTPMIKFRYGISRDHNNPPAATSPVNSQAAAGINQPGQVIYDFQIPARWRRKPLSEEEIDYINRGGPDKL, from the coding sequence ATGGAGGTCTTAGCAACAAGATTCATGTCCTATCGGACCATTTCGCTATGTAACAAATTGAGGACACCCATGATTAAATTTAGATATGGTATTTCTAGAGATCATAACAATCCACCGGCGGCAACATCTCCGGTCAATTCTCAAGCTGCTGCAGGTATTAATCAACCCGGTCAAGTAATTTATGACTTTCAAATTCCAGCTCGATGGAGGAGGAAACCTTTATCTGAGGAAGAAATTGATTATATTAATAGAGGGGGTCCTGACAAACTATAA
- the LOC123306544 gene encoding protein kinase C: MFTGTIRVKICEAQGLRPTDCSKRHNMAFGKNDDMQLMDPYVTIDVDDDTHVAQTTAKAKTLDPVWNELFEHSVENARTITFTVFHDAVISPDVFVANCSIHFEDLMTTEKEENDLWVNLEPKGRLHLKIELKTSNEYGAKPREFKERQGFNRRRGAMRRRVHQVNGHKFMATFLRQPTFCSHCRDFIWGLGKQGYQCQVCVCVVHKRCHSLVVTKCPGTKDESSQQSTRFNVNVPHRFAVHTYKRFTFCDHCGSLLYGLFKQGLHCEVCSLNVHKRCQKNVANNCGINTKQMAEILNAIGVSPDKQTPRRATKYISGPGNGSSEAGGENQAIEQTVENLAKMMEDKLQNNVAGAGRDSGRMKVGLDEFVFIKVLGKGSFGKVMLAEKKDTDEIYAVKVLKKDVIIQDDDVDCTMTEKRILALAAKHPFLTALHSCFQTADRLFFVMEYVNGGDLMFQIQRARKFDESRARFYAAEVTLALQFLHKNGVIYRDLKLDNILLDAEGHCKLADFGMCKEGILEGTTTTTFCGTPDYIAPEILQELEYGASVDWWALGVLMYEMMAGQPPFEADNEDDLFESILHDDVLYPVWLTKDAVNILKGFMIKNPSRRLGCVAAHGYEAAIRVHPFFKEIDWVALEHRKVKPPFKPKIKNKKDALNFDAEFTKEEPVLTPVTQEVLVSINQDEFRGFSFVNRDFNPGRFVAE; encoded by the exons ATGTTCACCGGTACAATTCGTGTGAAAATATGCGAGGCACAAGGTTTGAGACCTACGGACTGCTCCAAACGCCACAACATGGCGTTTGGGAAAAACGACGATATGCAGCTGATGGATCCCTATGTGACTATAGACGTCGACGATGATACTCATGTGGCCCAGACGACCGCGAAAGCGAAAACTCTGGACCCTGTGTGGAATGAACTTTTCGAACATAGTGTCGAAAACGCGAGAACAATAACTTTTACCGTCTTTCACGATGCTGTTATCTCTCCAGACGTTTTCGTTGCTAATTGTAGCATTCATTTCGAGGATTTAATGACTACAGAAAAAGAAGAGAATGACTTGTGG GTGAATTTGGAACCTAAAGGAAGACTGCATTTaaaaattgaactaaaaacatcGAATG AATATGGCGCCAAACCAAGAGAATTCAAGGAGCGACAAGGCTTCAACAGAAGAAGGGGTGCAATGCGACGAAGGGTGCACCAGGTCAATGGTCACAAATTCATGGCCACCTTCCTGAGACAGCCTACATTTTGTTCCCATTGTCGAGATTTTATTTG GGGATTAGGCAAGCAAGGCTATCAATGTCAAG TTTGCGTTTGCGTTGTTCACAAAAGATGCCATTCATTAGTCGTTACAAAATGTCCAGGAACGAAGGACGAG TCGAGTCAACAGAGCACCAGGTTCAATGTAAACGTACCGCATCGGTTCGCAGTCCATACTTACAAGAGATTTACCTTCTGTGATCACTGTGGTTCGCTATTGTATGGTTTATTCAAGCAAGGGCTTCATTGTGAAGTTTGCTCCCTTAATGTCCACAAAAGATGTCAAAAGAATGTGGCGAACAACTGTGGCATAAATACCAAACAGATGGCGGAGATCCTCAATGCCATAG GTGTTTCACCAGACAAACAAACTCCCCGAAGAGCTACCAAATATATTTCTGGTCCTGGAAATGGCAGCTCGGAGGCTGGTGGTGAGAATCAAGCGATTGAACAAACAGTTGAAAATCTTGCCAAGAtgatggaagataaattacagAATAATG TTGCAGGTGCCGGTAGAGATTCGGGCCGAATGAAAGTAGGACTAGATGAATTCGTCTTCATTAAAGTTCTGGGAAAAGGGAGTTTCGGTAAAGTAATGTTAGCGGAAAAGAAGGATACTGATGAAATATACGCCGTTAAAGTGCTGAAAAAGGACGTAATCATACAGGACGACGACGTTGATTGTACAATGACGGAAAAACGAATATTGGCTTTGGCGGCCAAGCATCCTTTTCTCACTGCTTTACATTCTTGTTTTCAAACTGCGGATAG GTTGTTTTTCGTGATGGAATACGTAAATGGGGGCGATCTGATGTTTCAAATACAACGAGCCAGGAAGTTCGACGAATCGCGAGCTCGGTTCTATGCGGCCGAGGTGACGTTGGCCCTCCAGTTCCTGCACAAGAACGGCGTCATCTACAGAGATCTCAAATTGGATAACATTCTGCTGGACGCGGAGGGGCACTGTAAGCTTGCCGATTTTGGTATGTGCAAAGAGGGAATACTGGAGGGCACTACGACCACTACTTTTTGCGGAACACCGGATTACATAGCGCCAGAGATCTTGCAG GAACTTGAATACGGCGCAAGCGTCGACTGGTGGGCCTTGGGCGTTCTGATGTACGAAATGATGGCTGGTCAGCCTCCTTTCGAGGCTGATAATGAAGATGACCTTTTTGAATCCATCCTGCACGATGATGTCCTTTACCCCGTATGGTTAACAAAGGACGCCGTCAACATACTGAAAGGTTTCATGATTAAGAACCCCAGCCGCAGATTAGGATGCGTGGCAGCGCATGGTTATGAGGCTGCTATCCGGGTGCATCCTTTCTTCAAGGAGATTGACTGGGTTGCACTGGAGCACAGGAAGGTCAAGCCGCCGTTCAAGCCGAAAATT AAAAATAAGAAAGATGCCCTCAATTTCGATGCCGAATTCACAAAGGAGGAGCCCGTTCTCACGCCAGTCACACAAGAAGTTCTGGTCTCCATAAACCAGGACGAATTCAGGGGATTTTCCTTCGTTAACAGGGACTTCAATCCTGGTCGTTTCGTAGCTGAATAA